A window of Amaranthus tricolor cultivar Red isolate AtriRed21 chromosome 8, ASM2621246v1, whole genome shotgun sequence genomic DNA:
CACATTTTCGTTcttggaaaatattttcttttgtgtgtGTTTTCTTTCTTGCTGATAGCTTTTCTACAAAGGGGAATAGATGAATCTAGCTAGAAGTTGAAAATTATTGTGATAGTATTTAGCAAAATGTTCCATCACTtgaacaaaaaatatatgattcTGCAACCAATGCTCTAGCGACATCATAACGCAGACATAGGGCTTGTATTTCAAGCTACCGCTTGTTGCAACAGGTTAACGGCATCATCAACACCTGCTTTTTCTCATAACGATAAAAATGTTAATGTGATAGTGGCTAAAATGTTCCATCACTTGAACGTAAACATATCATTCTACAACTAATGCACTAGCAACATCATTTGGTTGGTTCCATTTGTGACATAGAGCTTGTATTTCAAGGCCACCGGTTGTTGCAATAGGTCAACCTTAGCATCAACACTTGTTTCATAAGGATATAAATTACGTTCTTCTACCaagtattaatttatttttggaactTGATTTCTATTGAACAGTTTATTTGACACCTGAGTGCTTAACACATAAAAGCTTCCATATTCCAAACGTAGCTCTAGGAAGAGTAGCTTAGTTTCCACCATGTCTCAGAGCTAAAACTTTTACCTGGAACTTTCACTATACTTTTTGCTTTCTCAAGTGGATCCTCTGCAAAACtcaacataaatatatatgcaATTTTCTACTTCAATGTACTGTAGATATGGTGATAAATCATTGTTTAATGATATGGTCAAAGGCATTTGATAGTTTTcgtaatttatttttggtatttttAAGAAGCTATGTAGGAGTATGTCATTTGCCTGTATGCAAATCTATGATGAAGATTTTGGTGTAGCTTCTTGAAAAGAGATGGTCTTTActctttttactttttatttatttctgtTGGTAAGAGTATCTAATCACATGGTTGTCTCTTCATTGCTTTTAGGAAATTAGACGCGTATATCAGAGTGTACATCCAGATGAATAGATATGGGCGActctttttcaattttcataagCGATATCGTGATTTGAGTATCAGATGGCGTAATAATAATGCACTTCGTCAAGGTAAAAGCAGAGAAGTGACCTTATCACCCCATAGTCTATGTGCTCAACCATATTCGTGTGTAAGACTGTATTCAAGTCTTGGAGTGAATCTAATCCCAGAAAATGCCCAGGATATGCATTCAGATGGGGTATATGATACtcctcaaaataataaatttcttaAACTCGGTGAATGTAATCCTTGGGACAGGCCAAATTTTGGACAACACCAATCTTCGCCAACAAATCAGTATGCTTCAACTTGGACTACTCCACAAAACCATTCAACAGATAAAATTGAAGTGAATCGACAATATGATGGATACTATGATGGAGGGAAAATCCCAGCAGTTAAACAAATTAGTGACCACCAGAATGCGAGTAATTGGTTGTGTCTAGAAGATCCGAGTAGCGTTTATGCGGGTAATAGAGTTGCATACCATCCGGGTAGTTATCAGCAGGCCCATGTGTCATCAAATGGCAGTGCTCCTTTGCCAAATTCCAATGGATATTCTAATATTCGTGCTGGACAGTCTTCGCAGAACTTAAATGGAACTTGGAATCCTAATGTGCCTGGTGGCTATGCTGGACAGTCTCCGCAGAACTTAAATGGAACTTGGAATCCTAATGTGCCTGGTGGCTATGCTGGACAGTCTCCGCAGAACTTAAATGGAACTTGGAATCCAAATGTGCCTGGTGGCTATCAGCTAGACCATGTCTCGGTAAATGGCAGAGTTTCTATGGCAAATTCTAGTGGATACCATAATGTTCATGCTGAACCTTCTCAGCAGAACTCCAATGGAACTCACAATCCTAACGTGCCTGGTGGTTATCGGACAGATCTCGTGTCAGAACATGGCAGTGTTCCTTTGGCAAATTCTAGTGGATATTATAATGCTCATCCTGGACTGTCTCAACACAACTTTAATGGAACTCGGAATCCTAACGTGACTGGAGGTTATCAGCTAGACCATGTGTCAGTAAACGGCAGTGGTCCTTCGGCAAATTCTAGTGGATATCATAATGTTCATGCTGCACAGCAGAACTTCAATGAAGCTCACAATCCTAACGTGCTTCCGCAATCACAAGTAAGTCCTACTCCTTGGCAGTCAACTGAAAATGGTGAATTTGATAATGGTGCTGATGAAAAACTTGAAGAGTTggttaatttttgtaaagattggAATCTGATAAGTGCTGTAGATACCATGAGAGATCTGAGCAATATGGGAGTTCGCATAGGCATACAACATTACTTGATTCTAATGGACGCATGTGGGAAAGCCAAAGCTTTAAAAGAAGCAAAAGATGTTCATCAGCATCTTATCAGTTTTGCCGCTCCTGTTCAAGTTAGCGTGTTTAACAAGATATTGGAGATGTATGGGAAATGTGGTTCAATGGAAGACGCCTTCAAAACATTTGACAGTATGCGTGAGCGTAATATGACAACTTGGGACACCATGATTACATGGCTCTCCAAAAATGGTCTTGGAGAAGATGCTATTGATATGTTCTCTAAATTCAAGGAAGCCGGATTAAAACCGGATGGTCTGATGTTCTTGGGTGTATTCGATGCTTGTGGAGTTCTTGGTGATGTGACCGAGGGATTGCTACATTTTGACTCGATGGTCAACAAATACGGCATTACTCCCACGATGACGCACTATGCTCGTATAGTACACATGTTTGGCAGTGCTTGTGATCTAGATGGAGCGTTAGAGTTCATTGAGAAAATGCCCGTTGAGCCAAGTATAGAAGTCTGGGAAAGCCTAATGAACATTGCCCGTGTTCAAGGAAATGTAGAAATCGGGGACCGCTCAGCTCAAATTGTGGAGCAGCTGGACCCCACTCGCTTGAACAAAGATTTGAGGGATGGGCTCTTACTGGTGGATCCAGATGCCCCGAAAAAGAAGGTGAAGAAGTATAACCCTTTGGAACATATATCACATGATTACCGTGCAGGCGACCAATCGCATCCAGAAAAGGACAAGATTTATGCAGTATTGAGGGGATTAAAAGAAATAGTAAAAGAAGCTGGGTATATTCCAGAGACAAAATTTGTTCTTCATGACATTGACCCGGAAGGAAAAGAGGAAACGATTATGGCGCATAGTGAAAGACTTGCTGCCGCATATGCCCTAATTACATCCGGAGCACGCCATCAATTTCGGGTTATAAAGAATCTTCGTGTGTGCGGTGATTgccataattattttaaaatactttcaGATATTGTAGGCAGGGAGATCATTATGCGAGATGCCAAACGATTTCACCATTTTAAAGATGGAAAATGCTCGTGCAATGACTACTGGTGAAAGTAAAAATGTTTTGACTGCTCAAGGTAATAATACTATCCCTTTTTTCTTCTCATGTTATTGTAGAATTTTCTTTGTGAGTCGTTTTCGACAAAATATCATGTGCCTGTTATTGTAGAATTAACAACACTTCACATTCTGAGTGGTTaaaccagtgtcacatgatttgctaattGGCCTTGCGGATCGCGAATCGAAAAAACAAATTGTGGTcagttttaggctatttttgaaccattttgagcgaatcgcaaaTCCGAAAGGTGAAccaactagcgaattatgtttcactggGTTAAACAAACATGATATAAGTGAAGTTTTGATAACAATACGCATGAAGCATTCCTAACAGCGtttaaattgaattaatatCATCATATCTTTATTAGTACGATGTGCCTTTACATTGTAATCTATTGAGGGTACTCAAATATTGTTGTGGACGCTTGAAATCTTTCGATATTAATAGTTTGCTACCTGTTGCTGTTAATTTTCGTGAATGGAATTTGAAACCTTTCAATTCAATCCATGATTCCCGAATCCCGTGTGATGTGCTGAACAATCATATAAAGAGTTAATTGCTTGTATTGATTTATGTAAGGAAAGATGAATAACATATCAAGTTGTCACATCCACAGTATGAATCTGATCCTGAtaacataaaagaaaatcattTGTTTCTTcggaaaaagaaagaggagagaAAAAAAGGCAGAAAATTAGGGCATGTGAGTATGGGACTGATATAAGGAGCACAGGGGAATCTAGGCTCGGGCTTACCTAGGCTACAGCTCaggttatttaattaaaaacgctataaatattaaattgggTAACATAAAACTTAGAAAAATGGTAGTCGAGTTGGTTAAACGCACAAGCATAGATCAGTGCTCGGCGTACTCCATACTAGTGTCTTAGATTTGCCCTTGATTAAGTAGTGatctttttgtttttagatttttagCTGATTATTGAGTTGTACTTGTATACGTCGAAGTTTATTCCTTTGATACGGGCATTCTTATCCTCTCAATATTTGGTAAGGTGCCCTAACTTTTGTAGAAAGGCTCCCAACTGATTTGGCTGTTGGCTTCT
This region includes:
- the LOC130821115 gene encoding pentatricopeptide repeat-containing protein At4g32450, mitochondrial-like, which produces MNRYGRLFFNFHKRYRDLSIRWRNNNALRQGKSREVTLSPHSLCAQPYSCVRLYSSLGVNLIPENAQDMHSDGVYDTPQNNKFLKLGECNPWDRPNFGQHQSSPTNQYASTWTTPQNHSTDKIEVNRQYDGYYDGGKIPAVKQISDHQNASNWLCLEDPSSVYAGNRVAYHPGSYQQAHVSSNGSAPLPNSNGYSNIRAGQSSQNLNGTWNPNVPGGYAGQSPQNLNGTWNPNVPGGYAGQSPQNLNGTWNPNVPGGYQLDHVSVNGRVSMANSSGYHNVHAEPSQQNSNGTHNPNVPGGYRTDLVSEHGSVPLANSSGYYNAHPGLSQHNFNGTRNPNVTGGYQLDHVSVNGSGPSANSSGYHNVHAAQQNFNEAHNPNVLPQSQVSPTPWQSTENGEFDNGADEKLEELVNFCKDWNLISAVDTMRDLSNMGVRIGIQHYLILMDACGKAKALKEAKDVHQHLISFAAPVQVSVFNKILEMYGKCGSMEDAFKTFDSMRERNMTTWDTMITWLSKNGLGEDAIDMFSKFKEAGLKPDGLMFLGVFDACGVLGDVTEGLLHFDSMVNKYGITPTMTHYARIVHMFGSACDLDGALEFIEKMPVEPSIEVWESLMNIARVQGNVEIGDRSAQIVEQLDPTRLNKDLRDGLLLVDPDAPKKKVKKYNPLEHISHDYRAGDQSHPEKDKIYAVLRGLKEIVKEAGYIPETKFVLHDIDPEGKEETIMAHSERLAAAYALITSGARHQFRVIKNLRVCGDCHNYFKILSDIVGREIIMRDAKRFHHFKDGKCSCNDYW